Proteins from one Monodelphis domestica isolate mMonDom1 chromosome 6, mMonDom1.pri, whole genome shotgun sequence genomic window:
- the LOC100013873 gene encoding RNA guanine-N7 methyltransferase-activating subunit-like protein translates to MEDFRMTDTLDAVPNFEEMFANLFTEDDTEYQEYLKRPTDSPPIVEEWNSGSSGNQRNRGNRLQDNRQFRGRDGRRGWPSDNRSNQWHGRPWGNNYQQHRQEPYYHHQYGNYGYNQRPPYGYY, encoded by the coding sequence ATGGAAGATTTCAGAATGACTGACACTCTTGATGCTGTTCCAAACTTTGAAGAGATgtttgccaatctattcacagAAGATGATACAGAGTACCAAGAATACCTGAAACGCCCCACAGACTCCCCTCCAATTGTTGAAGAGTGGAACAGTGGATCTAGTGGTAatcaaagaaacagaggcaataGGTTGCAAGATAACAGACAATTTCGAGGAAGGGATGGCAGGCGGGGTTGGCCAAGTGACAACAGATCTAATCAGTGGCATGGAAGACCCTGGGGTAATAATTATCAGCAGCATAGACAAGAACCTTATTACCATCATCAGTATGGAAATTATGGTTATAATCAACGGCCTCCTTATGGCTACTATTAA